One part of the Rhodanobacteraceae bacterium genome encodes these proteins:
- a CDS encoding enoyl-CoA hydratase/isomerase family protein: MLDRHQHGDILELRLARPPVNALNPDLIAALRAAVLAAPGEGARALVISSHPGLFSAGLDVPALLKLDRAGMIELWRSFSGLLGAIACSPIPTVAAITGHSPAGGTVIALNCDYRVMAEGPFKLGLNETQVGLALPRTIYASLARLLGPHRAERHVVAGNMIESAEALRIGLVDELAAPDQVVFRALDWCRFHLGLPQRAMRLNRETARADLRALYQAEDPALVEEFVDGWFHPETQAVLHALVAKLKARA, encoded by the coding sequence ATGCTTGACCGGCATCAACACGGCGACATCCTCGAACTGCGGCTGGCACGCCCGCCGGTGAATGCGCTCAATCCGGACCTTATCGCAGCACTGCGCGCTGCGGTGCTTGCCGCGCCGGGCGAAGGTGCGCGCGCGCTGGTGATTTCCTCGCACCCGGGCCTGTTCAGTGCCGGGCTGGATGTCCCTGCCCTGCTCAAGCTGGACCGCGCCGGCATGATCGAACTCTGGCGCAGCTTCTCCGGCCTGCTCGGCGCGATCGCGTGCTCGCCGATCCCCACGGTCGCCGCCATCACCGGCCACAGCCCGGCGGGTGGCACCGTGATCGCACTGAACTGCGACTACCGCGTCATGGCCGAGGGACCGTTCAAGCTCGGCCTCAACGAGACGCAAGTGGGGCTGGCGCTGCCGCGCACGATCTATGCCTCGCTCGCCCGGTTGCTCGGCCCGCACCGCGCCGAGCGTCACGTGGTTGCGGGCAACATGATCGAATCCGCCGAGGCGCTGCGCATCGGGCTGGTAGACGAACTGGCGGCGCCCGACCAGGTGGTGTTCCGCGCACTCGACTGGTGCCGCTTCCACCTGGGCCTGCCGCAGCGCGCCATGCGCCTCAACCGCGAGACCGCCCGCGCCGACCTGCGCGCGCTCTACCAGGCCGAGGACCCGGCGCTGGTCGAGGAATTCGTCGACGGCTGGTTCCACCCCGAGACCCAGGCGGTCCTGCACGCGCTGGTGGCGAAGCTCAAGGCCAGGGCCTGA
- a CDS encoding response regulator transcription factor, protein MTLRVAIIEDQPAVLDAVAHGLRQAEGVSVVWTANSVSQARASLTVPADVVLLDLGLPDGRGTSLVSALRERVPAPAIVAFTVFGDETSVVEAIAAGVDGYVLKTASTEVLLDAVRDAAAGASPISPAVAGFLLRRLRADESRASGPAAPARSVHRLMALTAREQEVLEALARGLSYREVALRLGISRGTVAHHVKNLYPKLAAGSRSEAVFNAVQEVLITLRSP, encoded by the coding sequence ATGACGCTGCGTGTTGCGATCATCGAGGACCAGCCGGCCGTGCTCGATGCGGTCGCCCATGGCCTGCGCCAGGCGGAGGGCGTGAGCGTGGTCTGGACCGCCAACAGTGTCAGCCAGGCGCGCGCCAGCCTGACGGTGCCGGCCGATGTGGTGCTGCTGGACCTCGGCCTGCCGGATGGTCGTGGCACAAGCCTTGTGTCGGCGTTGCGCGAGCGCGTGCCGGCGCCTGCAATCGTCGCCTTCACAGTCTTCGGGGACGAGACCAGCGTGGTGGAGGCGATCGCCGCGGGTGTGGACGGCTATGTGCTGAAGACGGCATCGACTGAGGTACTTCTGGATGCCGTGCGGGACGCGGCCGCTGGCGCCTCACCGATCTCTCCCGCGGTGGCTGGCTTCCTGCTCCGCCGCCTGCGCGCCGACGAGAGCCGCGCCAGTGGTCCGGCAGCGCCGGCCCGCAGCGTGCACCGACTGATGGCGTTGACTGCGCGCGAGCAGGAGGTCCTGGAGGCTCTGGCGCGTGGCCTGTCTTACCGTGAGGTGGCGCTGCGCTTGGGGATCTCGCGCGGGACGGTGGCGCACCACGTCAAGAACCTTTACCCGAAGCTGGCGGCGGGGTCGCGCTCCGAAGCGGTGTTCAACGCCGTGCAAGAGGTCTTGATCACATTGCGTAGCCCGTGA
- a CDS encoding IPT/TIG domain-containing protein, translating to MDLRTTGAALRAPARNTLCTLLLAGLALAGVSHADAQTLRPGYNRDVIYQVFVDRFFDGTTSNNPSGDPLFDASGANLQKYMGGDFQGLAAKMSYLSNMGVSAIWVTSPLDNRNVQALAGSLSPYHGYEMRDTLKPHEHFTPTARSWQPFTDFVTAAHNAGIKVIVDFAPNHSNVRGSGEDGALYANGVLQATYTSNPSNFFFTGPNMGGSQWDSPYETQYYTIYDLADLNQTHPTVDSLLKAAVANLQSMGVDGFRIDATKHVNWGWQYSLANHIQTQRESFVFGEWVADDANNPLYRDLLKFSNKSGVAELNFPLFTTINSVFGQGGSFVNLNNVVVQQQADFAYQNDFVNFVDNHDRKRFLTVDTSADDRKHLHAALAYVLTARGIPCIYYGTEQYLEGGDDPDNRRRMPAFSETTTAFKLIKSLSTLRRNNEALGYGSITQRWINANTFIYERKFYDSVVVVAINKGASAQSVSGLVTSLPTGSYANYLSGIISGPSLTATGATSGGYNTASFSLPANSIAVWQRDPTVSTPQLGNVTPTAAQPGVRVVIAGQGFGGATGSVKFGSTAATIVSWNDQQVVATVPAVTQGVHAVTVTRSGSVTPSNSFNFTAYQGKLIPVTFTVNNAAPTNPGDNIYLTGNTVELGNWASTTGGAVGAMLTNASTYPNWWLTVSVPAGKTLQFKAIRIRADGSVTWEAGANHSYTVPASGVGNVNINWQY from the coding sequence ATGGACCTGCGCACCACGGGCGCGGCGCTGCGCGCGCCTGCCCGCAACACCCTGTGCACGCTGCTGCTCGCCGGCCTCGCGCTGGCGGGCGTGTCCCATGCCGACGCGCAGACCCTGCGCCCTGGCTACAACCGCGACGTGATCTACCAGGTTTTCGTCGACCGCTTCTTCGACGGCACCACGAGCAACAACCCGTCGGGCGACCCGCTGTTCGACGCCAGCGGCGCCAACCTGCAGAAGTACATGGGCGGCGACTTCCAGGGGCTCGCCGCGAAAATGAGCTACCTGTCGAACATGGGCGTCAGCGCGATCTGGGTGACCTCGCCGCTGGACAACCGCAATGTGCAGGCGCTGGCCGGCTCGCTGTCGCCCTACCACGGCTACGAGATGCGCGACACGCTCAAGCCGCACGAGCACTTCACGCCCACCGCACGTTCCTGGCAGCCCTTCACCGATTTCGTCACCGCCGCGCACAACGCCGGCATCAAGGTGATCGTCGACTTCGCACCGAACCACTCCAATGTCCGCGGTTCCGGCGAGGACGGCGCGCTGTACGCCAACGGCGTGCTGCAGGCCACCTACACCTCCAATCCGTCGAACTTCTTCTTCACCGGCCCGAATATGGGCGGCTCGCAGTGGGATTCGCCCTACGAGACCCAGTACTACACGATCTACGACCTCGCCGACCTCAACCAGACCCACCCGACGGTCGATTCGCTGCTGAAAGCTGCGGTCGCGAACCTGCAGTCGATGGGCGTCGACGGCTTCCGCATCGACGCCACCAAGCACGTCAACTGGGGCTGGCAATACAGCCTGGCCAACCACATCCAGACCCAGCGCGAGAGCTTCGTGTTCGGCGAATGGGTGGCGGACGACGCCAACAACCCGCTGTACCGGGACCTGCTGAAGTTCAGCAACAAGAGCGGCGTGGCCGAGCTCAACTTCCCGCTGTTCACCACCATCAACAGCGTGTTCGGCCAGGGCGGTTCCTTCGTCAACCTCAACAACGTGGTCGTCCAGCAGCAGGCCGACTTCGCCTACCAGAACGATTTCGTCAACTTCGTCGACAACCACGACCGCAAGCGCTTCCTGACCGTCGACACCAGCGCCGACGACCGCAAGCACCTGCACGCGGCCCTCGCGTACGTACTGACCGCGCGCGGCATTCCGTGCATTTACTATGGGACCGAGCAGTACCTCGAAGGCGGTGACGATCCGGACAACCGCCGGCGCATGCCCGCCTTCAGCGAGACCACCACCGCCTTCAAGCTGATCAAGAGCCTGTCGACCCTGCGCCGCAACAACGAGGCGCTCGGCTACGGTTCGATCACCCAGCGCTGGATCAACGCCAACACCTTCATCTACGAGCGCAAGTTCTACGACTCGGTGGTGGTGGTGGCGATCAACAAGGGCGCCAGCGCGCAGAGCGTCAGCGGCCTCGTGACCTCGCTGCCGACCGGATCGTACGCGAACTACCTCTCCGGCATCATCAGCGGACCGTCGTTGACCGCCACCGGCGCGACCAGCGGCGGCTACAACACCGCGAGTTTCTCGCTGCCCGCGAACAGCATCGCCGTCTGGCAGCGCGACCCGACGGTTTCGACGCCGCAACTCGGCAACGTCACGCCGACCGCGGCGCAACCGGGCGTGCGCGTGGTGATCGCCGGCCAGGGATTCGGCGGCGCGACGGGCTCGGTCAAGTTCGGCAGCACTGCCGCCACCATCGTCAGCTGGAACGACCAGCAGGTCGTCGCCACCGTGCCCGCGGTCACTCAGGGCGTGCACGCGGTCACCGTGACCCGCTCGGGTAGCGTCACGCCCTCGAACAGCTTCAACTTCACCGCCTACCAGGGCAAGCTGATCCCGGTGACCTTCACCGTCAACAACGCCGCGCCGACCAATCCGGGCGACAACATCTACCTGACCGGCAACACCGTCGAACTCGGCAACTGGGCGAGCACCACCGGCGGCGCCGTCGGCGCGATGCTGACCAATGCCAGCACCTACCCGAACTGGTGGCTGACCGTCAGCGTGCCGGCCGGCAAGACCCTGCAATTCAAGGCCATCCGCATCCGCGCCGATGGCAGCGTGACCTGGGAGGCCGGCGCAAACCACAGCTACACGGTGCCTGCCTCCGGCGTCGGCAACGTGAATATCAACTGGCAGTACTGA
- a CDS encoding DUF2237 domain-containing protein: MSAAAQPLNVLGTPLKPCSTEPMTGWFRDGCCRGDPADRGLHLICAVMTAEFLRFSKAEGNDLSTPRPEYGFPGLLPGDRWCLCATRWRDAYAAGMAPQVVLEATHLNALGVVSLDQLREYAAA, from the coding sequence ATGAGCGCAGCTGCACAGCCCCTCAACGTGCTCGGCACGCCGCTGAAGCCTTGTAGCACCGAGCCGATGACCGGATGGTTCCGCGATGGCTGCTGTCGCGGCGATCCGGCCGATCGCGGGTTGCACCTGATCTGCGCCGTGATGACCGCCGAATTCCTGCGCTTTTCGAAGGCCGAAGGCAACGACCTCAGCACGCCGCGGCCGGAATACGGTTTTCCCGGGTTGCTGCCGGGGGACCGCTGGTGCCTGTGCGCGACGCGCTGGCGCGATGCCTACGCCGCCGGCATGGCGCCGCAGGTGGTGCTGGAGGCCACCCACCTGAACGCGCTGGGCGTGGTCTCGCTGGATCAGCTGCGCGAGTACGCCGCGGCCTGA
- a CDS encoding FG-GAP repeat protein, whose translation MAAREYHASQQPEGLQAPNRAQGFRTWFGGNGIELVERTREARPLLRLSLMHYGRPGRLQPNAEGVLVAVGERVERRSRALTEWYVNRPDGLEHGFDLSVPPPGDGALEFHLTSDRPAQLLAADTIVFGRGEDALHYRHLKVWDANGRILPASMHVEAPQQVLIRVDDRGARYPVTVDPLLQRTPDIVRSSAQSGAEFGIRLANAGDVNNDGIDDLVVGAFRWDDGLTDNGAAFVYLGPSYTNSTFLTVNQGSAFFGAGVGGAGDLNDDGFDDVVVGAPSFDGTAGTNSGAAFVYFGGSGAFNPVADATIVSPQGGANMGASVRGVGDVNNDGVDDLAVGVTRYNPGGRPDQGGAFIYFGGSAFDATVDAVLAIPDLSVNAGASVAGGRDVNGDGIADVVVGAPGYESGSNFIDEGAAAVFFGGTGALDTTADAILRGGRAGAAGGASVALGDVNGDGIDDVISGAPLNSSVAAGTGAVQVWHGGSGAIDTVVDATLLGIQVAEDFGRSVAALEDINGDGRDELVVGAPRALNNSGLTAGKVKIYLSQPGGWPSAPTLQLESDQTDAAFGTSVATGRFNADAAADVAVGEPGRDVGPGTNNGAWSLYFGQTEDVFRNGFE comes from the coding sequence ATGGCTGCGCGTGAATACCATGCATCGCAGCAGCCCGAAGGACTGCAGGCGCCCAACCGCGCCCAGGGTTTCCGCACCTGGTTCGGCGGTAACGGGATCGAACTGGTCGAGCGCACCCGCGAGGCGCGTCCATTGCTGCGATTGAGCCTGATGCATTACGGGCGGCCGGGAAGGTTGCAGCCAAACGCGGAGGGCGTGCTGGTCGCGGTCGGCGAGCGCGTCGAGCGTCGTAGCCGCGCCCTGACCGAGTGGTACGTCAATCGCCCGGACGGCCTCGAACACGGCTTCGACCTGTCGGTGCCGCCACCGGGCGATGGCGCCCTCGAGTTCCATCTGACGAGCGACCGCCCGGCGCAGCTGTTGGCAGCGGACACGATTGTGTTCGGCCGCGGCGAGGATGCGCTTCACTACCGGCACCTGAAGGTATGGGACGCCAATGGCCGCATCCTCCCGGCGAGCATGCACGTCGAGGCGCCCCAGCAGGTGCTCATCCGCGTCGACGACCGGGGCGCGCGTTACCCGGTGACGGTCGATCCGCTGTTGCAGCGGACCCCGGACATCGTCCGCAGCAGCGCGCAGAGCGGCGCAGAGTTTGGCATCCGCCTGGCGAATGCCGGTGACGTCAACAACGACGGCATCGACGACCTGGTGGTCGGCGCCTTCCGCTGGGACGATGGCCTTACCGACAACGGCGCGGCCTTCGTTTACCTGGGCCCGAGCTACACCAATTCCACCTTCTTGACGGTGAACCAGGGGAGCGCCTTCTTTGGTGCGGGAGTGGGTGGGGCCGGCGATCTGAACGACGATGGATTCGATGATGTCGTAGTCGGCGCTCCCAGCTTCGATGGCACTGCGGGCACCAACTCGGGCGCAGCCTTTGTCTATTTTGGTGGTTCTGGCGCCTTTAATCCGGTGGCTGACGCGACCATCGTGAGTCCGCAGGGTGGCGCAAACATGGGCGCGTCCGTGCGCGGGGTCGGTGATGTCAACAACGATGGCGTCGATGACCTGGCGGTGGGCGTGACCCGCTACAACCCGGGTGGACGGCCGGACCAGGGCGGCGCCTTCATCTACTTTGGTGGCAGCGCCTTCGACGCAACGGTCGACGCCGTGCTGGCGATCCCCGACCTCTCGGTCAATGCCGGTGCGTCAGTGGCGGGCGGAAGAGATGTCAATGGCGACGGAATTGCCGATGTGGTGGTCGGTGCGCCGGGCTATGAATCGGGCAGCAACTTCATTGACGAAGGCGCAGCGGCAGTCTTCTTCGGCGGCACCGGGGCGCTGGACACGACCGCGGACGCGATCCTGCGCGGTGGTCGCGCAGGGGCGGCGGGCGGGGCGTCGGTCGCGCTCGGGGATGTCAATGGCGATGGCATCGACGACGTGATCTCCGGCGCGCCACTCAATTCGAGTGTGGCCGCGGGGACCGGCGCCGTGCAGGTCTGGCATGGCGGCAGCGGTGCGATCGACACCGTGGTCGATGCGACCTTGCTGGGAATCCAGGTCGCCGAGGACTTTGGACGGAGTGTGGCTGCGCTGGAGGACATCAATGGCGATGGCCGCGATGAACTGGTGGTCGGTGCGCCGAGGGCGCTCAACAACTCCGGGCTGACTGCCGGCAAGGTGAAGATCTACTTGTCCCAGCCGGGCGGATGGCCATCGGCGCCGACACTGCAGCTCGAGAGCGACCAGACCGATGCCGCCTTCGGCACCAGTGTCGCCACTGGACGATTCAACGCTGACGCCGCAGCGGACGTCGCCGTGGGTGAGCCCGGCCGCGACGTCGGCCCAGGGACCAACAACGGCGCCTGGAGCCTCTACTTTGGCCAGACCGAGGACGTGTTCCGCAACGGCTTCGAGTGA
- a CDS encoding copper chaperone PCu(A)C, translating into MKTLVASLLLGLAVTQAHACGDLTVSAAWARAAPPTATVMAGYLTLANDGDQAVTVTAASSPSFERVEMHDMTHENGVMRMRKLEQIEIAPGDKAELAPGGRHLMLIQPKGAFAVSDEIELTLTLCGEHAQVVRLPVREAGG; encoded by the coding sequence ATGAAGACCCTTGTTGCTTCGTTGTTGCTCGGACTGGCCGTCACCCAGGCCCATGCCTGTGGCGATCTGACGGTCAGCGCCGCCTGGGCGCGCGCGGCGCCGCCTACCGCCACCGTCATGGCCGGTTACCTGACACTGGCCAACGACGGCGATCAGGCGGTCACCGTCACCGCCGCCAGTTCGCCATCCTTCGAGCGCGTCGAGATGCACGACATGACCCATGAGAACGGCGTCATGCGCATGCGCAAGCTGGAGCAGATCGAGATTGCCCCGGGCGACAAGGCCGAATTGGCACCCGGCGGCCGGCACCTGATGCTGATTCAGCCCAAGGGTGCGTTCGCCGTCAGTGACGAGATCGAACTGACCCTGACCCTGTGCGGCGAGCACGCTCAGGTGGTGAGGCTGCCGGTGCGCGAGGCGGGTGGCTGA
- a CDS encoding GFA family protein gives MADFVNQGDVEYHGGCHCGAVRFRFRGPEKLDVLECNCSICSMTAYLHVTVPHAAFELLTPSGALGEYRFGSGAAAHLFCRSCGIKSFYQPRSHPDCWSVNLRCIEGGAAHLGVLERFDGRNWEQAAARLAD, from the coding sequence ATGGCGGATTTCGTCAATCAAGGCGATGTTGAGTACCACGGCGGCTGTCATTGCGGCGCGGTTCGATTCCGCTTCCGTGGGCCGGAGAAACTCGACGTATTGGAGTGCAACTGCTCGATCTGCAGCATGACCGCTTACCTGCACGTCACCGTGCCACACGCGGCATTCGAATTGCTCACGCCCAGCGGCGCGCTCGGCGAATACCGTTTCGGCAGCGGCGCCGCGGCTCATCTCTTCTGCCGCAGTTGCGGCATCAAGAGCTTCTACCAGCCGCGTTCGCATCCGGATTGCTGGAGCGTCAACCTGCGTTGTATCGAGGGCGGTGCAGCCCACCTGGGTGTGCTGGAGCGCTTCGACGGCCGGAACTGGGAACAGGCGGCCGCCCGGTTGGCGGACTGA
- a CDS encoding CHAT domain-containing protein gives MHAWDAQLLVRLAWAHGQRSEFALGLAQLERARSAFAALCADCLEAAVALDATAQMHSKLDQPERALALQEELYRTWQALMPGSLNAALAGLKLAGYASSAGDHARALAVAEEAAGLLESLQSAGYYRAAAANVLGTQLAEAGRAGEAEARFRHGLGLLGDSAPERSVRAQLQHNLGLLLKESGRLAEAYASLLAAESEYRAQKQVRGSEYAAVAANVANLERLRGDYDAAAQWLTRSLDALADAPALGPRRVHTLIDQAELDLQRGDRGAALAGFARASAAAAHTEPDCECRAQADLHHGRALAETNPAKALELLQRAEAGFKRAQRALDVARTAAARASALSALGRHAAARSAVGESLASWRKISPDSVEHAEALHRSGRIEAAAGRPRAARRAWCAAADVLDSASFSLGADDYAQMRFRARFVDVYRDCMLATLDARGPAAALEVLQRAHRIAWRQGRELRARVATDPAARQLSLAYERAWQALNNAGDAKERAAALARVEELRRERAERMAHAGQAQGDAGVALAPGDAGEALLVYALGEHRSVVFLLRSGLPTEALPLPLDRAQLRQAVRDWRALIARRDMRDLAAIHAQGDALYRQLLAPLGARIDRYPRIAIVADDVLHELPFAALWDARQGEYLVQRASVRLRDGLGDPATRADAGGAWLALGDAALGDLGNAPTLAWTRTGATLLAPLPGARREVQALARRDARMQALVGADASEAQLKAAAPQAALLHLAVHSLTDPANPLDSALLLTPGGAENGWLQVWEVQEQLHLRADLVVLSGCETALGGNFDGEGVVGFVRAFRGAGARSVVASLWPTHDAATADLVARFYAARADAGDPADALRSAMLQMLHPADAGSDDTVRGVGGVAPAATSAGLEHPWYWAALQVHEG, from the coding sequence TTGCACGCCTGGGACGCGCAACTACTGGTGCGCCTGGCCTGGGCGCACGGCCAACGTAGCGAATTCGCGCTGGGCCTGGCGCAGCTGGAGCGCGCCCGCAGCGCGTTCGCGGCGCTGTGCGCGGATTGCCTGGAGGCGGCGGTGGCACTGGATGCGACGGCGCAGATGCACAGCAAGCTGGATCAGCCGGAACGCGCGCTGGCGCTGCAGGAAGAGTTGTACCGCACCTGGCAGGCCTTGATGCCAGGTTCGTTGAATGCTGCGCTCGCCGGGCTCAAGCTCGCCGGCTACGCCAGCAGCGCAGGGGATCATGCGCGGGCGCTGGCGGTCGCCGAGGAGGCCGCCGGCCTGTTGGAGAGTCTGCAATCGGCGGGTTACTACCGCGCCGCGGCAGCCAATGTGCTCGGCACCCAGTTGGCCGAGGCCGGGCGGGCCGGCGAGGCCGAGGCGCGGTTCCGCCATGGTCTGGGCCTGCTCGGCGACAGCGCGCCCGAGCGCAGTGTGCGTGCCCAGTTGCAGCACAACCTCGGACTGCTGCTGAAGGAGTCTGGGCGGCTGGCGGAAGCCTACGCCAGCCTGCTCGCTGCGGAGAGCGAATACCGTGCGCAGAAGCAGGTGCGCGGCAGCGAGTACGCGGCGGTCGCTGCGAACGTCGCCAACCTGGAGCGCCTGCGCGGCGACTACGATGCGGCCGCGCAGTGGCTGACTCGCTCGCTCGATGCATTGGCGGACGCGCCGGCGCTGGGCCCCCGACGCGTCCATACCCTGATCGACCAGGCCGAACTCGACCTCCAGCGCGGCGATCGTGGGGCTGCCCTGGCTGGTTTTGCACGTGCCAGCGCGGCCGCGGCGCACACCGAGCCGGATTGCGAATGCCGTGCGCAGGCTGATCTGCATCATGGCCGGGCGCTGGCAGAGACAAATCCCGCGAAGGCCCTGGAACTGCTGCAGCGGGCAGAGGCTGGCTTCAAGCGCGCGCAACGGGCGCTGGATGTGGCGCGCACCGCAGCGGCGCGCGCGAGCGCCTTGTCTGCGCTCGGGCGTCATGCGGCGGCGCGCTCGGCGGTGGGCGAGTCGCTGGCAAGCTGGCGAAAGATCTCTCCGGACAGTGTCGAACACGCCGAAGCACTCCATCGCAGCGGGCGCATCGAGGCCGCTGCGGGTCGTCCGCGTGCGGCGCGGCGGGCCTGGTGCGCCGCCGCAGACGTGCTCGACAGCGCCAGTTTCTCCCTCGGCGCCGACGACTACGCGCAGATGCGCTTCCGCGCGCGCTTCGTCGATGTCTATCGCGACTGCATGCTGGCCACCCTCGATGCGCGTGGCCCGGCGGCGGCCCTGGAAGTGTTGCAGCGTGCCCACCGGATTGCGTGGCGCCAAGGGCGCGAACTGCGCGCGCGCGTCGCCACCGATCCGGCCGCCCGGCAGCTGTCGCTCGCCTATGAACGCGCCTGGCAGGCCCTCAACAATGCCGGCGACGCGAAGGAGCGGGCGGCCGCGCTGGCGCGCGTGGAGGAGTTGCGGCGCGAGCGCGCCGAACGGATGGCACACGCCGGGCAGGCCCAAGGCGATGCCGGCGTGGCACTCGCCCCGGGCGATGCCGGTGAAGCCCTTCTGGTGTACGCCCTCGGCGAGCACCGCAGCGTGGTCTTCCTGTTGCGCAGCGGCCTGCCGACCGAAGCCTTGCCGTTGCCGCTGGATCGCGCGCAGTTGCGTCAGGCGGTGCGCGACTGGCGCGCCCTGATCGCCCGCCGGGACATGCGCGACCTCGCCGCAATTCATGCCCAGGGCGATGCGCTGTACCGGCAACTGCTCGCGCCGCTCGGTGCGCGCATCGATCGATATCCGCGCATCGCGATCGTCGCCGACGACGTGCTGCACGAATTGCCCTTCGCCGCGCTATGGGACGCGCGACAAGGCGAATACCTGGTGCAACGCGCGAGCGTACGCCTGCGCGATGGCCTGGGCGACCCGGCGACGCGCGCGGACGCGGGCGGCGCCTGGCTGGCTCTCGGGGATGCCGCCCTGGGGGACCTCGGCAACGCCCCGACGCTGGCATGGACCCGCACCGGCGCCACGCTGCTGGCGCCACTCCCCGGCGCGCGACGCGAGGTCCAGGCGTTGGCGCGTCGCGATGCGCGCATGCAAGCGCTGGTGGGCGCCGATGCCAGCGAGGCGCAACTGAAGGCTGCGGCCCCCCAGGCTGCCCTGTTGCACCTGGCCGTTCACTCGCTGACGGACCCCGCCAACCCGCTCGATTCGGCGCTGCTGCTCACGCCTGGTGGCGCGGAGAACGGTTGGCTGCAAGTCTGGGAGGTGCAGGAGCAGTTGCACCTGCGCGCGGACCTGGTGGTCCTGTCTGGCTGTGAGACCGCGCTGGGTGGCAACTTCGACGGCGAGGGCGTGGTCGGCTTCGTGCGCGCCTTCCGCGGCGCCGGCGCGCGCAGCGTCGTTGCCAGCCTGTGGCCGACGCATGATGCGGCGACGGCCGACCTGGTTGCACGCTTCTACGCTGCGCGTGCGGACGCCGGCGACCCCGCAGATGCGCTGCGCAGCGCCATGCTGCAGATGCTGCATCCGGCAGATGCCGGCAGCGACGACACCGTACGTGGGGTGGGTGGCGTGGCGCCGGCGGCAACATCCGCCGGGCTCGAGCATCCCTGGTACTGGGCCGCGCTGCAGGTACATGAGGGTTGA
- a CDS encoding heme-binding protein, protein MATEQVPYTVERTLESGVEIRRYGDTVVAETLVDGGSYGDAGNVGFRRLAGYIFGDNRGDEKIAMTAPVAMAPDVGQKIAMTAPVDAASEGDGRWRIAFYMPAGYTLETLPQPLDPRVVLRQVPGRRVAALRFSGRGTEAQFAGHTAELTQALADAGIETVGAPWTARYNAPWVLPPLRRNEAMVEVAGAP, encoded by the coding sequence ATGGCAACCGAGCAGGTCCCGTACACAGTCGAACGCACGCTGGAATCCGGCGTCGAGATCCGACGCTACGGCGATACCGTGGTCGCCGAAACCCTGGTCGACGGTGGCTCTTATGGCGACGCAGGCAATGTCGGTTTCCGCCGGCTGGCGGGCTATATCTTCGGCGACAACCGTGGCGACGAGAAGATCGCGATGACCGCGCCGGTGGCGATGGCGCCCGACGTTGGGCAAAAGATCGCCATGACAGCGCCAGTGGACGCGGCAAGCGAGGGCGATGGCCGTTGGCGAATCGCGTTCTACATGCCGGCCGGCTACACCCTGGAGACGCTGCCGCAGCCGCTCGACCCGCGAGTGGTGCTGCGCCAGGTGCCCGGCAGGCGGGTCGCGGCCCTGCGATTTTCCGGACGTGGAACCGAGGCGCAGTTCGCCGGGCACACGGCCGAACTCACGCAGGCGCTGGCCGATGCGGGCATCGAGACCGTGGGTGCACCGTGGACCGCGCGCTACAACGCGCCCTGGGTGTTGCCGCCGCTGCGGCGCAACGAAGCGATGGTCGAAGTGGCTGGCGCGCCCTGA